The window CATCGTAATacattgcttagaacccgaggtattgattaaaataatttctgagcacacacataatatacgcgggcgaagccgcggttaaAAGCGAGtgttttgaaaaattgcaCATAAgtgtaatcattatttttctgcTTAGGCTAAGCCATTGTGGAAATTAAGAttaacattgttatttattcagtttatGAATATAGCCAAAGATATCAGTGTCATAATATTGGTCCTGAAAAAATTTGCCAAGCTGACACGTCAAGAAGAACatttaaaactacttataacatttaaaacttaccaaatttcacgtAATTGCCAATAACAGATACCTCACGCAGCTTATTCAATTCCTTCAAATAAACTAATGTCTTTTTCTGAAGACATGAATACgatagatataaaaaacaatcgGTGTAAACTCCGTCGAAAATTTCTGATAATCTACCATCGTCCTCCATTATTGTATTGCTATTTGAATcgtttatatgtaaatttctGTCATTCTTTTCTGATATCACTGAAGCgtcaatcaaaattattaccaaaagttctataattactttatttaaaaccatttTGTGGAGATATAATGAAGAGAAATGAGAAACAAATGAAACACCTAGCACTGTGAcattgctatttatttttgcattgttACTAGGTTTCAAGGTTAGAGGACACGGTATGGAGATGAAAACTATTAATCTTCTAGTTAGAAGTTAACTTTGTGGTGAATTACGGATGTCAATGTAATGTCGGTACAGTCGCCTGGTTAATTCATAACCCCTTTCTCAATAAAATTTGCCATAAAATTGGCCATAAAATTTGCTTCATACTGTCGCCTAACTCAGACCCATGCCggcgcgaatgcgtgaacgtTGCGTAATTAatacgagtgcttttatttaccgcaatgaacaACCAGCAACGTATACCGAATTCGCTGATGTTTGGGAAACTGTTCGatgacagtgtggagccggcattaaacCCAAGGCCAAGGCCAATAGCTACGAACACGGCACAAACTTTGGTAGAAAtgggttttattttgtttttttcgttATTTTCTCGATGGTTCTTTCAAAATGCTAATTAAGAGATTTAAAGAGcgttataatatagtatgatAGAACATTttggatgccgacgaccgtgcgaagtggagactaaaaagtaggaaagctaGGAAAGGAAAGCTGGGCTCCGACCCTCAGAGGAAGAGACCGGGACAATACTCAGATAAGAGACATTTTGAAATCTCACGCAATTTTTTGCGTGAAAATTTGACTCGTGACGACTGTAATGTACTTACTAAAGTACTTCAAGCTAAAGTTCCTACTATCACACTTTAtgttatttgaaattgacagaaacaaacaaagaaacataCGTTCgcttaaagtatactttaacttttttattttacaagttttgatttagataatgtattatgttaaGCATAAATGGTGCACTCAGAACCATCTCCCAACGAAGGAACTAGTGAACTGATTTTTTTCAcgagatctctctgacgacaacaGAAGCTTGTGCAAAAATGACAATTGTGTTAACTTTTCTTAGTATGGGACAAATTTGTCTTAACTTCATGGATGTTAAATAAAACCCCACAAGTTTATTCaaagatcttttttttttcagataacTGTAGAGATAAAAGTTACACATATGatataagtaaacaaattatttggttcaagaaaaataaatgaagactATCACAGTTAAAATACcgcttagaaaaaaaaaacataaattcagAAACtgacattgaaaataatatacataacgtacatatataaataaaaaaagagaagTACATACAAAGCgtggtatataataaattcactataaaattagaatgttataaaactaaaacgatatttaaaaaaatattaaaatcaatatatacatatatatatatataatatatacaaaatacgtataaaaatatggcTGAAGTATTGgtaaaactacataaatataatgatatatacataaatgcaCCAAACATTAAACACATAttcaagataaatattttttataactatattttgttataccaGGGTTAACCCTGGTATAACAAAAAGCAGGTATACTTGGTGCGAATACAGCGGTGGGGATatcgaacaaaaatatttacaaaataaaactaataaatataaatactaacaTTTCAATGacaatatataaagatatgtATAGAATATGTAAGAATTATGATATAGTTAAAATACTGCTAGAGAAACAAAGAATAGAAAGAAATATTACAGAAGTTTAGATAGAACTCATGACTAAATGCATTGTATTAGTCACAGTTAATTAAAAagcgaaataaataacttatcataaaaataaatagtcttAAGATTAACTTCATTTGTAAGATGCACTTTATCGCATCATCCGGAAATCTCTAACAGGTAGAGAATACTATATGGAGTTTAGTCCAACCAATTATGTGCGAAGAAGTTTTAAAGAAATCGACCAAGTGTTTAATACTAAcaagcaggcaaacaggcataTGCCTGTGAAAACTTGgggcccacctgatgggagGTAGTCCCTACAGCCTATAGATGCTAGCAACACCAGGGATGTCACACgcaattaacataataatttaactactAGTTGTATCGTAAGGCATGTAGCTGTTATATCCTATGGGATCGTATGCTCTTCTGTAACCACCATGGTGGCCATGTTCATGCTCATGATGTTCTTCATGGCTGTGAGAGTGGTGATGGGACACTTCAGGTTTTGTGATGATCTCGTAGGTGGTTGACTTGTGGCCGCCACCACCCTTCAGTCCGACCAATGCAGATAGTAGCAGTGACATCAGAGCAGTCATGAGAGCTTTCCCAGCAAGCAGGGCTAAAGCGCCAAGGGCTGCAGCCGCCAAAGCTCCTGttgaaaaaagttattatttatttgacaaaagTTCAGGATGTAGGTGCCACTGTTTGTGTACCTGAAGGCCGCGAGGTAGACCAAGGAGTAGATGGCAGGATGACCTCAACAATTTTTTGAAAGATTGTCATACTTTGCCTTGGACTGAGACGGGTGAAAGAATAAGagggagacctttgcccagcagtaggACATTATATcaaaaggttaaaaaaatatatatttatcttattattcCAGAGAAAGGCTTATCGACGTTAACTGTAATAGCGTAACTATAGCAGTGTGTTAATAAGAAGTGTtatcaaaatcataataatggtaaaaagaagaaagagaaGCGTGTCGATTGAAAATTTTTAtccaatatttgtatttataaatttattatattatccaTTTCAGAGTGCTTTAGTTTAACTACTactaaattttgatgagtttaCAACATAACTGCTCCATCAACTTCATGTTATGAAtgataaaaatcttaataattatgttttataaacttttgatATTACAATAACAGTCGTAGGTATAATCAGGAATGTAACACGGcttttgcattttatattcttaatatttttcaatatatcgGTTGTAAAATTTGTGGATATATGTTTACCTTTCATCATCATAGCAGCGGCTAATAAAGCACCACCGCCTCCTTTGCCTCCCCCTAAACCACCACCACCCCCGCCGCCTTTTCTTCCAACAGATTCCCTATCACCCTTAGCCATGTTTAAAGCGTCTTTAGTCGTTTGAGGATCCAAAAGTTTGTATCTCAACGAATGACCGTCCAAGTAATCTTGCAACCGGTACAACAGATATCTATTCAGTTTCTCTTCAGGCTTCCCCGGGAATTGTCTCGATAATTCCGCAGCCATTTCTTCAGGACTTGGACTCGAAGACGTCTGATTTTCTTTTATGATGCTCAGTCCTGGTAAAAGGCCGAGCTCTTCGCGAGAGCTCAATTCTTCTATGAAAGACAGAATGTGGACTTTCAAGCATTTTGAGCTTAAAAGATTTGAACATTCTTTCTGAAGAAGTCTTCCCGTTCTTTCGCTtgaagaattttttatttctgcagTGGGTTTCAGTTCATTAGGCAGACTTCCATTTTCTATTAGTCCTTTGGTCATATGCACATAACACAATATCACTGTAAGGGTAATACACACATATTTCTTAAACATTTTGTCACTGGTACACTGCACTGGTGGGATTGAAGTCCAAAGTTACTCCGTAAACATTTCGTTCGTCGTTTCGACTGTACTGATCTTGCTATTGCgttcacaatttatttatactaaagATAGCATAAAAAGAATACGATAATGGTAAACTTAGAAATGgtaaaaaaagcaaaattttcGATTGCTTCGGCAGCATTGTTACGCGCTACAACTTTCGAACAGTTAGATTGAAAAGAGCTAACGTTTTTCCTCTTGGCTGTATCGagagttaattttattcttagtttcattttataaaaggtttttgttttataactattgacttatgaaaaaaaatttgatgCCAGAACCCTACTTTTGTTAATTCTATAGtctttaatatatataccttatgTCCGTTCTAATAATTCCATTCCATATTGCTGAAATTTTTGAAGTCTGTTCAGTAGAATCCCCTCGACATACAAATTCACATGATTACAAACActtgttataaataacaatctaAAAGTCTGAGGActaagaattttataatattttgtaaagtacattttaattaaataatttattacatatatttatatttgtcacTCTCTCTGCATCAGCAATGAGGCAGGGATGACTAATTAGTTTCGAGGGACGATTAATTGATAACTTTATAatcttcaataaaatttgataactatataaataattagctgcgccccggcgCTTCGCTCTCATggcaatttcgggataaaagatACCCtaagtgttattccagattatattctacccgtgtaccaaagagtaacaaacatacatcttcacaaactttcgcttttgcaatattagtaggatagtttattaaaaaccaGGTCCATATAGGTAGTGgtattgttgtaaatattatgcttttttactactattatatttaaggAAAAGAGGACTTTATCTGCGTTCAGTTCAGAATATCGTGAACACTGTCAACATAAATATACCtctaaaaaagattttaatttgtataattgtCCGTCCGTCGTTTAAGGTAAATACGTTTTccacttttacattttgatatcATATTCACTCCGATAAACATCTAGATAATACTTTCACTGTACAATGTTGCGATCGAATAAGTGCCAGAGTTAATGACTATAGCCCAGTGACAATAGCAAGCagcaaacattattataagtcATACGAATTGAGTTAgctccaaaaaaaaattaaaactaatcttaattataaatacaaaagtaagtttgtttgttacctcttcaagctctatctactcaaccaatcttcttgaaattttgcatacatgtagtgtgaagtatggagaagtaCAGAGGCTACCTTTTATGTCGGacaaataactgttcccgtggggaAAAACGACCGAaaccgcaggcaaaagctggtctgaaataaatgagcAAGTGAAACATCTCAATTTTACATGCAAATGTATTACCACCCACACCTGTCTGACCGTCCTAGTTAAACAAATAGGTTATAGACAACTTACTAAACAGCGCGATGACATGAGTCAAATGAAATgagtgtatgtattttttacttagtTTCTTATGGCCGTTATGACGACACCGTTAAATTTAAGAGCTAGGCTCTTTTGTTGTTTGGCCCAATGTTTCTCTTccgtctctctctctccatcaaattaaattcaaaattcaaatcatttattcagaaattagacctacacaggcactttttcacgtcaattttttttattaaatagtaatttctcacaagctacaaactactggtcGTTTATATATCGTTTTCCTGGTTCCTTCATCACTAGTCATTCTACCCCTTGATACGACATGACCCGCTTAATTTTTTGCAAGCAAGGTAGTTGAAAATGGTTTTTAAAGTTAGTACGTTATTTTAAGTCGTCAATACAAAGAAATCAGTGATGGATTTCTATTGTACGATGGCGACAACGATGTATTTATACGTTTGAAATTGATACAttacacatataataattgtcaaaatattcCACATTTGAACTGAACCGTGGTATATGGAAGATAATTTTGGTGGTTAATGTGAAATTTGATCACCAACGGTCCACTGATTTTGTTCTAAGAAATCGGAGTAATATGATGACATAGAATGGGTGATAAAAGCTATATCCTATTGCTGAGTGTTCCGTTGTTTTATATAGGGTTTGACACTGACTTGATTTACGTcgaaattacatacattttctgCGTTGTTATGTGTTTATCCATCGatggttataattataaatatacgaaAACAAGACTATTTGGTAGTAAAGCCGGAAAATTATATCTGCCCTTTATCTctatgattaatttattctgtAGTGATTTACTGCAGATATACAAGAGTGTATCTACTTATGTGTGGTTCCCGACCTAGAATAGGGtagctgccatcaagtcaaatcAATCACGTGGTCGACGTCAATATTACAGAGGTCGCCGTAACGCGACTGAGCAACATGGCATGGTGTGGCTCTAACGCGTTAATGTCGCCTGACACAGACAAATCGAATAAGATTCTTAGAGTAACATTGCAAGTATCGTATTGTAtgtgtatttctttttattcatcGCTAATTCTGCGCCTAATAAGGTGTTTTGAacgttgaaattttaaattatctgatATTCCTTTCGAATATGACTTTTTCAATCAGATATATTGCCTACATCAAATTGATTTATGGTTTATAGGAATGAAAAGTCGTTTTAGCGATCCCAGGTGGCAAAagcaataaattgatttataaaattcagCACATACCATTTCTagttgaatttaatatttcgatTTCTGTGTATTGTCACGGGACGCTAAATCGAAACAAAAAGACTGTCACAATCTAGACGCAGCGAGATGTGGCCAATTCCAAAATGAAAGTTCCATTACCTATTTTAAGTACTTTCGTTTTTAACCGGCAACTTCACGTTTAGCTTATATTAATCAGGATGCAAAATCAGCCAAGTACGAGTCACACATTGAGGGTTCTTTATTAACAAGATTACTGTGAACAGACTGGACAGACAAAGTAATATTTCTATTCCTATCCTAAAGTTTTTACTAACACTCACATCGCATACGCATACTCAATATCGCATACGGATCTGAAATGTAAAGCTtcttctaatataataatgaaaattaatacgaAAACATCGGCACAGAATTATCTGTGGCGTCATACAGATCCTGTAGCCTGCAGGTGGTAGGACCAATGAGTAACAGGGAGTTATAGCGAATATTCCACCGACACGAGGATAGCTCTTATGCCGGCAACATACTATCGTCGAACTCGGGCAAATACCGAACCGAATGCGTGAATATTGCGTAATTTAATGAGAGATTTTATGTGTGAAAAAAGTGAAAACCAAGCAATGTATATTGAATAAGTTCGGTTAACTGCAACGCAATAGGGCAGCAATAAATATGCAGAATGCATACATTTACTGGACAggttttagtaaaaatattatactatttaaaaaatatatcaaaaaatatattttatctggaAATTCTTACGAAGCCTAGAAAATTAAGAGCAAGGGCAAAGCTATCGaaccaattaaaaattaaacaatcgaaataattcatttttttattaatattccaGTGCAGATACCAGATAGGTAAAGACAACAATGAcgcgtaaataaaaaaatataataattattaacatgGAATAGAAcgacaataattaaatatgaaaaacaaactggatacaataataatacttacacaGTCTTTGGGTCGATTCAGGAAtacataatacctatataattatttaaattatcataatattctaataaaaatacgtacaAAAAAAAGCATAAATGCGTTACTTTTGCTATAACTAAATTAGGAAGGaagtaaacaaacataaatagcgatttaatatctataaaaaatatggtttatacttttgaataaaataattactaataaataacacaattatataaattaaaaaacaaaattgaaaaaaaattggaacagcttattattttttcaatgcgaagtaatttttcttcaagtatttgaaaaataaatatatatatacaataatagaGACTAGGTAGCAATAACTCAAAATATAGCATAAATAGTGATGgaaacttatataatattaaatgcaaagtgacttaaaataaaataaattgcactatttagataatttgaagaaaatacaacataatatgtatatgacatatgtataatatgtaaataattaattttgatttaaattatgaacagTCGTAATTttcattagaaatatataaatagaaaattattattcatagatactaaaataaatatacataatatcacATTAGcaaaaaacatttaagtatatttttgtacctataatataatactaaaaataaattaaaaaacagcCAAATCACTTGAAGAAAATcctattaaaaactatttcataaataagtacagtcaacagcacatcaacctacccaaatccATTGCAAACTGGctctattaccgcgccatgtTTAcgtagggtaacttgatgtgctatAACTACCTATGTTAAATTGATTAACGTCTAGTATTAATGCTCCGTCCATATCCTGAGTGGCCATAACCGCCTACATCTTcatgggccgttgagtgtgaGTGGGTATGGCTGTATATAGGTTTGGAGACAATTTCGTATGTCGTGGACTTTTGTCCCCCGGATAGGGACTTGATGCCAATAATGGCGGACAGGAGCAGGGACATTAATGCCGTCATCAGAGCCTTGCCAGCAAGGAGAGCCAGTGCGCCTAATCCTATTGACATCAAGGTACCTGGGGAAAAATGTCTTggttaatacataatttatattgctatattttcttatatggATGAGAAGGTAGGCCATTGTCTTCGGCTAACGTGCCGTAACTAGATTGATACTTTTAAgcatttttttcgttttttaaattgtcatgTTTGACACAggtttttattgtcgtcagagagatcttgtgtCATTCAACTTGtatcaaaaaattatgaacGTGCAGTAAGCCGTTGAGGAGCGCTCGTTGGGAGCAGATTCCGGTCGACCAATCAGGTCTTAATCatcacaataaatacattattatgcaAACTAAACATTGAAACCGAAATGTCGAAATGTgtaactttttgagaaattaaatatataatttgacgtgaaaaagtgcctgcgaagttctaatttctgaacaaatataatatagatacataTTCTCTAAACAAATCCATATCATcgaataatttgatttggatAATATGGACTATGGAGTGCTCAAATTCCAGGGCTTACTACACGCAACAATACAATGGTACCTACGATCATTTGATGATCATTAAGCTAAATATGGCTGAAGGAGAGCTAAAAATCGACCTCTCACGACTTGGACAAGTGCAATGGGTTATGATGATGACGGGAATCACCTCGTGCTTGACAGAAGAATGgtgcaaaaaatatgattatatagCCAGTCGAAAAATTTCTAGTCATTCCACTGTAATGGCTGAAGAgattcaaatgaaataaatatttatatatactaccAACAATGtacgaattatttattatttacgaatTCGTAAAATTGGTATCGATCTCATTGGTCTATTTAAAGAAACAATTCCACAGTTTtgaatgattttacaactttcTTAATTGagatttaagttttaatataaacaatatttttaaacatttatgtttAAGAGTACAAATCTAAAGTTCATACTCGTATCTATGTGGGAAAAAAAGCGTAGATTTTTTAAGTGTGTGTACCTATGGGGAAAGTGTATCCCTGgggaataatttattttaacccgCGTAAGCagttaaataaacatgtataACTGAAtgagtttagttttaatttgtttatatttaattatatcgtCATTATTTTATCGTCTTCTATTCAGTGCATACAATTTGAACTAAACTTCCATTATAATTCTAAGTCACATAACGaacacaaattattttctacatttCCTACTAAAATCCTTAGCTAATGGCGTTAGTGAAATAATTCAATCCAGGATGTTCACTGCGAGCTACtcaaagcggtggtggtcaaGTGGTTAAGACAGCcgttcaagtcgcctaaaggcatctgacatgacttttacaactacctACCGCGTCTAGTGGTAAGTAATCgtatacacacacacagatTGTGGACTTGTCAACCAGTGACGATGCTTTCAtttaccggaagcaaatggtagtcaataaaaactactacacatgagtcagtttggtatacaaacttatatgaCATGAGtacgattcgaacctgggagcTCTCGATTACAGGCggacaagtaaaataaaatctcgtAAAATAGTAACATACCTTTGAACAACATTCCAATAGCCAAAAGTCCGCCCATTCCTCCCTTTTTGCCTCCCCCCAGACCGCCCTTACCCCTTGCTTCACTCATCAGAGCCCTAGCTTCCTCACTGGAGTTTTCATCCAAAAGTCTAAACCTCATTGTATGACTCTCCAAGTAACTTCCCAATTTgtacaacaaatatttgtctaatCTATCCTCAGGCTTATTCAGAGACCTTGCCAATTCAGTTGCAAACTCTTCTGCCTTGCTGTCATTCTCTTTACTTTCTTTCACTAAGCTGACTCCTGGCAAGAGTCTCAACTCTTCTTTAGCACTGAGTTTATCTAACATTGCTATAGCTTCAATTTTCAAACAAGTAGGACTAAAGATTCCATTGCTGCAATCCTTTCCAAAAGTCCGCGCGGCAGTTTCCAAAGTGTgttcattttttttcgaatcACTAATTTCAGGACTCGGCAATGCTAAGGCTGAAGCCACAAACACTaatgcaaataatttatacattataacaCACTAGAACACGTGTGTGTTGAATCGGATACTGTTACAGTTTGATAACGCGATTGTGGATCTCCGCTTTTATATGTCTCACTATAGAGTCTTAtgtcaattatattttcatagaagACTGATTGCAAAAAGTCGCCCTAGATACATGCTGATTTGAACCGTATTGATTATGGTATTGGGTGTTGATTTGTATGATTTTTGGAGTTAAGTACAGCCGTGTATGGTGTCGATTTGGTTTTGAATTAAGTAGTTAACTTTTACGTGATGTTACTATTCGAATTTcagcttttatattttctatttgctTTTAGTATCAAATATCTAGTCATtcatacagattttttaaagtaaatttaagtTATGCTGACAAATGatgattatttaatacatttagtTGATTCTTGTCAAATGATTGTCATCGATAATATACATAGAGCTTATTACTACAAGACCTaatcgaaaataaattgaacaaaaatcAGCTAAAATTTGTTCTTAATCTGGACTTCTCTGCGATCCATGTATACAGCTCACAGGAAACATAGAAGATATGAAGTTCTTTATGATGAAGAAGACGAAACAGATGACTAGTAAAGAAACTGCAGTTAAGACATTCTTACGTATAATAGGCTAATATAAGGCTATGGTAGTTACAAATACTACCTGTATTTGTAACTACCATAGCCATCTCacaattaaatacttaaaatatcatttctaaaagcaaaatataaaaatttggtCATGGTCTGGAGGATCTCGacgttttatttctatattcataattacctacaagataataattttatgaataacactttattaattacaaattttacttGTTTTGTGATAGTATTCTTTAAACTAGCAGATTTTGTAAAGTAGGGACGCGTTTTCATGATACACAAAATCGTAAGTCCCTACCGACAAATGTATCCTTATTACatagttattttgtaaaatattactcaCCTTTCATCATCATAGCCATAGCAATCAAACCCCCCATACCGCCTTTCTTGCCTCCCATTGATAAAGGACTCTTTGCCCGTGCTTCTCCAATCACATTCCTAGCTTCTTCAGCGGCTCCATCATCTAGAAGTCTCAGTTTCACTGCATGAGTATCCAAAAACATCCCAACATGATACAACAGAACCTTGTCAAGTCT is drawn from Plodia interpunctella isolate USDA-ARS_2022_Savannah chromosome 24, ilPloInte3.2, whole genome shotgun sequence and contains these coding sequences:
- the LOC128680538 gene encoding uncharacterized protein LOC128680538, which translates into the protein MFKKYVCITLTVILCYVHMTKGLIENGSLPNELKPTAEIKNSSSERTGRLLQKECSNLLSSKCLKVHILSFIEELSSREELGLLPGLSIIKENQTSSSPSPEEMAAELSRQFPGKPEEKLNRYLLYRLQDYLDGHSLRYKLLDPQTTKDALNMAKGDRESVGRKGGGGGGGLGGGKGGGGALLAAAMMMKGALAAAALGALALLAGKALMTALMSLLLSALVGLKGGGGHKSTTYEIITKPEVSHHHSHSHEEHHEHEHGHHGGYRRAYDPIGYNSYMPYDTTSS
- the LOC128680540 gene encoding uncharacterized protein LOC128680540; protein product: MYKLFALVFVASALALPSPEISDSKKNEHTLETAARTFGKDCSNGIFSPTCLKIEAIAMLDKLSAKEELRLLPGVSLVKESKENDSKAEEFATELARSLNKPEDRLDKYLLYKLGSYLESHTMRFRLLDENSSEEARALMSEARGKGGLGGGKKGGMGGLLAIGMLFKGTLMSIGLGALALLAGKALMTALMSLLLSAIIGIKSLSGGQKSTTYEIVSKPIYSHTHSHSTAHEDVGGYGHSGYGRSINTRR